In Anseongella ginsenosidimutans, one genomic interval encodes:
- a CDS encoding IS1595 family transposase gives MNFIEFVKRYPDEASCIAHFRAIKERQGIVCKKCGSREHYWNTTYNSHDCKRCRYRLTLRSGTVMESSKLPFQYWLYAIYLMTMTKKGISALELQRQLGHKRYEPIWAMMHKLRSVMGIRDEQYDFEGVVELDDAFFKTHSEEKDDEPPKRGRGSQGQSKVVVMAKVEPKVGRPKKHKKSSSFRYVKMVVVPDSSALTVNQAVQGGTRAVTTIKSDGWRGFNRLSEIVSKHVRRTVKPEEASKVLPWVHTMISNAKRALLGINHQVKADYLQNYLDEFCYKVNRRYFGKELFDRLIVAAVADTWYGKARYNCG, from the coding sequence ATGAATTTTATAGAGTTTGTAAAACGGTATCCTGACGAGGCGAGCTGCATTGCTCATTTTAGAGCAATAAAGGAACGTCAGGGCATCGTGTGTAAGAAATGTGGTAGCCGGGAGCATTATTGGAATACGACCTACAATTCGCACGACTGTAAACGCTGCCGTTATCGGCTAACGCTTCGTAGCGGAACGGTGATGGAAAGTTCCAAACTTCCGTTTCAATACTGGTTATATGCGATTTACCTGATGACGATGACCAAGAAGGGGATTTCGGCATTGGAACTTCAGCGCCAGCTGGGTCATAAACGGTATGAGCCCATTTGGGCCATGATGCACAAGCTGCGCTCGGTAATGGGCATTCGGGATGAGCAGTATGATTTTGAAGGGGTGGTGGAATTGGATGATGCTTTTTTCAAGACCCATTCAGAGGAGAAAGACGATGAACCTCCCAAAAGAGGCCGTGGCAGCCAGGGGCAGAGCAAAGTCGTGGTCATGGCCAAGGTGGAACCCAAAGTAGGCCGTCCCAAGAAGCATAAGAAATCATCTTCATTCCGTTACGTGAAAATGGTGGTGGTGCCTGACAGTTCAGCACTTACGGTAAATCAAGCCGTTCAGGGTGGTACCCGGGCGGTGACGACCATCAAGAGCGATGGGTGGCGCGGTTTTAACAGACTGAGCGAAATTGTCTCCAAACATGTCCGGAGAACCGTTAAGCCTGAGGAAGCCTCCAAGGTACTACCCTGGGTGCATACGATGATCAGTAATGCTAAACGTGCCCTTTTGGGCATCAACCATCAGGTGAAAGCAGACTACCTTCAGAACTACCTCGATGAGTTCTGCTATAAAGTCAACCGACGCTACTTTGGGAAAGAGTTGTTTGATCGGCTTATAGTTGCTGCTGTTGCCGATACATGGTACGGAAAGGCCAGGTATAATTGCGGATAA
- a CDS encoding LamG domain-containing protein has protein sequence MIEKRKAVLLFIVGAFIAGILLAPSPSSAQAYWNNDYFQLAFQPSGGYIQITIRNKYDDNAFVDNGDDRSGNTSLSFSTETFGENEFEQIALFDIFDEDPDSFQMSSASITDAARNMFYRIEYETDETTGRYIIRLYINNEGKHIKRLRFHINKWNRKGDGGPQDQHDINVIKNVDIPSLGNFTYTTSFREDGKVKLDWNSNDNSVTDRSTTILYAEGGEELDRSAAGANSGSFLIDQQNSTNTYYLGQGAYSNHVTERTEDIIIPAFTHPDSIYASYNAVTNQAEITWTIPKAIGEEVESSGFKLQRATKPDFSDAIKIDLTPFQNMEYHPDSTSYTFSEAPYADVYYRVTRDLDPDWGWGMAKTVHFTAGHAAISGNSGVNLSLDNTGRRAVLQWDTTGIWAPEAVFIITRIDLDNGNNTNFNLEEKDYFRGEFTDSLLIPCHRYSYKLQVKPPARLGFLTNEPYQTSNTILPVEIGTISGLIVSKGYFNNRVELQWKSEGGFDNYIIKRKVYGSSGAFTQLSSVAGGLSSADIVATDQGTSPGIYYEYMVVGVVNCSNTLRYSQDTLYAIGFRAPTGNVYGRVTYENGQAVTGVSVRLESDAGEGRGQSIYLDGSPGSYLRLDSLQVPFSDSAFTIEAWIRPEDEAPENQVIFSREGQYELGFGANGDLYFSANDQLVSAGYTNSNQSFIHVTGVRHRDTLRILLNDSLLAEAIQPLQPPAEPAKEVYIGKNAAGSNFKGYIDEMRAWNAALNRQQVARQHTQVLTGGENGLVAYWRFDETISDQFYDLSHREEQYNRNDGVMNPGAVQRSATVPTAEQLSLKAFTDSTGNYMITGVPYFGNGSTYTIVPLLGTHQFDPVSEKRLISADDPSFTVNFVDKSSFAVSGYVYYRDGTVPVEGVQFQIDGKYAQKANGELLQTDTEGKFTIFVPVGTHEVKAVKNNHVFVNGGKITNRFGEDLNYQGPVSERILYDSTAIRFIGRVAGGALQESFPLGHSLSENNLGRELSITMSLPSGTKYELHSGSRDTTVWVNHLSPGARTILRRFTGHGSFTTRTRS, from the coding sequence ATGATAGAAAAAAGAAAGGCGGTCCTGCTTTTCATTGTCGGGGCATTCATAGCCGGGATCCTTCTGGCGCCTTCTCCTTCATCAGCCCAGGCATATTGGAATAATGACTACTTCCAGCTGGCTTTTCAGCCTTCGGGTGGTTATATCCAAATCACCATCCGGAACAAGTACGATGACAATGCCTTTGTGGATAACGGGGACGATCGGAGCGGCAATACTTCGCTAAGCTTCTCGACGGAAACGTTCGGAGAAAATGAATTTGAGCAAATTGCCTTATTTGATATTTTCGATGAAGACCCGGATTCGTTCCAGATGTCTTCCGCTTCCATCACAGATGCAGCCAGAAATATGTTCTACCGCATCGAATACGAAACGGATGAAACGACCGGCCGGTACATCATCCGCCTATATATCAATAACGAAGGCAAGCACATAAAAAGGCTGCGGTTCCATATAAATAAATGGAACCGCAAAGGGGATGGCGGGCCCCAGGATCAGCATGACATTAACGTAATCAAGAACGTGGATATTCCATCGCTGGGAAACTTCACCTATACTACCTCTTTCCGGGAAGACGGTAAGGTGAAATTGGACTGGAACAGCAACGATAACAGCGTGACAGACAGAAGTACTACCATTTTATATGCCGAAGGAGGGGAAGAACTTGACCGGTCAGCGGCCGGTGCGAATTCAGGCAGCTTTCTGATTGATCAGCAAAATTCCACAAACACTTATTACCTGGGGCAGGGAGCCTACAGCAATCATGTTACCGAGCGGACCGAAGACATTATCATTCCCGCCTTTACTCATCCAGACAGTATATATGCTTCCTATAACGCGGTTACCAACCAGGCAGAGATCACCTGGACGATTCCAAAAGCTATTGGTGAAGAGGTTGAAAGCAGCGGTTTTAAGTTGCAGCGCGCTACCAAGCCCGATTTCAGCGATGCCATAAAGATTGATTTAACCCCTTTTCAAAACATGGAATACCACCCGGATTCCACCAGTTATACCTTCAGCGAAGCTCCCTACGCGGATGTATATTACAGGGTAACCCGGGACCTTGATCCTGATTGGGGATGGGGAATGGCAAAGACGGTCCATTTTACGGCGGGTCATGCCGCTATTTCCGGCAACTCCGGTGTGAACCTTTCCCTTGACAATACCGGAAGGCGCGCTGTCCTGCAATGGGACACGACAGGAATATGGGCGCCGGAAGCTGTTTTCATCATCACGCGCATTGACCTTGATAATGGCAATAACACGAATTTTAATCTCGAAGAAAAGGATTATTTCAGGGGAGAATTTACGGATTCCCTGCTTATCCCCTGCCACCGGTATTCTTACAAGCTCCAGGTAAAACCTCCCGCCCGGCTGGGATTTCTCACAAATGAGCCCTACCAGACATCTAATACTATTTTGCCGGTTGAAATAGGTACTATTTCCGGGCTAATTGTTTCCAAAGGCTATTTCAACAACCGGGTGGAGCTGCAGTGGAAGTCGGAAGGCGGGTTTGACAACTATATTATCAAAAGAAAGGTCTATGGATCTTCCGGCGCCTTTACTCAACTGAGTTCTGTAGCGGGCGGCCTTTCTTCCGCAGACATTGTTGCCACAGATCAGGGTACGTCTCCAGGCATTTATTACGAATACATGGTAGTGGGCGTGGTTAATTGCAGTAATACCCTCAGGTATTCACAAGATACTTTATATGCGATCGGCTTTCGTGCGCCTACCGGTAATGTTTACGGGCGCGTCACTTATGAAAATGGCCAGGCCGTAACAGGCGTTTCCGTAAGGCTGGAAAGCGATGCCGGAGAAGGAAGGGGCCAAAGCATTTACCTGGATGGAAGCCCCGGAAGTTACCTGCGCCTGGATTCCCTGCAGGTCCCGTTCAGCGATTCAGCTTTCACCATCGAAGCCTGGATCAGACCCGAAGACGAAGCGCCGGAAAACCAAGTCATTTTCAGCCGGGAAGGGCAATATGAACTAGGCTTCGGCGCGAACGGGGATTTGTATTTCAGCGCGAATGACCAACTAGTCAGCGCCGGCTATACGAATTCCAACCAGTCCTTTATTCATGTAACCGGCGTCCGCCATCGCGACACCCTGCGCATTCTGCTGAATGATTCCCTGCTCGCCGAAGCAATCCAACCGCTTCAGCCTCCCGCAGAACCGGCAAAGGAAGTTTATATCGGAAAAAATGCTGCCGGCAGTAATTTTAAGGGCTATATTGACGAAATGCGTGCCTGGAACGCAGCCTTGAACCGGCAGCAGGTCGCGCGGCAGCATACCCAGGTGCTTACGGGCGGAGAAAACGGGCTGGTCGCCTACTGGCGCTTCGATGAAACCATTTCGGATCAGTTTTATGACCTCTCTCACCGGGAGGAGCAATATAACCGGAATGATGGAGTAATGAATCCCGGCGCCGTACAGCGATCCGCCACGGTACCTACCGCTGAACAGTTATCGCTCAAGGCTTTCACCGACAGTACCGGCAACTATATGATAACCGGAGTTCCTTATTTTGGCAACGGAAGCACGTATACAATCGTACCGCTGCTGGGCACCCACCAGTTTGACCCGGTATCCGAAAAACGCCTGATATCCGCCGACGATCCATCCTTTACGGTAAATTTTGTAGATAAATCTTCCTTCGCGGTGTCAGGGTATGTTTATTACCGGGACGGGACGGTGCCGGTGGAGGGTGTGCAGTTCCAGATAGACGGCAAGTATGCCCAAAAGGCCAATGGAGAGTTGCTTCAGACCGATACCGAGGGAAAATTCACCATTTTCGTTCCGGTGGGAACCCATGAAGTGAAGGCGGTAAAAAACAATCACGTTTTTGTCAACGGGGGAAAGATCACCAACCGCTTCGGCGAGGATTTAAACTACCAGGGCCCTGTTAGCGAACGGATCCTGTATGACAGTACGGCCATCCGCTTCATTGGCCGTGTAGCAGGCGGCGCGCTGCAGGAATCCTTCCCGCTGGGGCATTCCCTGTCAGAAAATAACCTGGGGAGGGAACTGAGCATTACCATGAGTTTGCCCTCCGGAACCAAATATGAGCTGCATTCAGGCAGCAGGGACACCACGGTATGGGTCAATCACCTTTCCCCCGGGGCCAGGACGATCCTTCGAAGGTTCACCGGACACGGATCGTTTACCACCAGAACAAGATCGTAA
- a CDS encoding sulfatase-like hydrolase/transferase has translation MNVNRKLNKIILAGLAALALSVHSAAVYAQSPPNVLVILADDLGSLDLNCYGSADLATPNLDRLAGMGVRFTQFYAAAPVCSPSRAALLTGKSNLGAGLPGNVPIPENDPGMKGGLPSSEVTIAEMLRDKGYYTALIGKWHLGHASGKLPNAQGFDYFFGHQRGCIDNYSHFFFWSGPNKHDLYQNDREVYRPGAYFPDLMVDEIGTIIDREQERPFFIYWAANVPHYPYQGTPKWLEYYKDLESPRREYAAFVSTLDERIGEVMRKLEQKGLLKNTVIIFQSDHGHSFEERAFWGGGNAGPYRGGKFSMFEGGIRVPAIISYPGKIPAGKVSNIVASGMDWFPTIAAITGAAYNSKGIEGINLLPLIAEDAADATPRELHWQTGSYDDATSSWAVRKGDWKLLGNPHDPDPDWKKEETGEDFKGKDRLFLVHLPSDIAEQENRAGDNPEKVRELLKLHEGWLNKVKR, from the coding sequence ATGAACGTAAATAGAAAACTGAATAAAATAATTCTCGCCGGGTTAGCGGCTTTAGCGCTTTCTGTCCACAGCGCAGCAGTTTATGCGCAGTCACCTCCCAACGTTCTCGTGATTTTAGCCGATGATCTGGGGAGCCTGGATTTGAACTGCTATGGATCTGCTGACCTGGCCACGCCTAACCTGGACCGGTTGGCGGGCATGGGCGTCCGTTTTACTCAATTCTATGCCGCTGCGCCGGTTTGTTCGCCGTCCAGGGCGGCCTTGCTAACGGGAAAGTCCAACCTGGGCGCCGGCTTGCCGGGAAATGTTCCGATACCGGAAAATGATCCTGGAATGAAAGGAGGGCTTCCTTCATCCGAGGTGACCATTGCAGAAATGCTCCGGGATAAGGGCTACTATACCGCGCTGATAGGTAAATGGCACCTTGGACATGCCTCCGGTAAGCTTCCCAATGCCCAGGGTTTTGATTACTTTTTTGGCCACCAGCGGGGATGTATCGACAATTACTCTCATTTCTTTTTCTGGAGCGGGCCGAACAAACATGATTTATACCAGAACGACCGGGAGGTTTACCGGCCGGGAGCGTATTTCCCTGATTTGATGGTGGATGAGATCGGTACTATTATCGATCGCGAGCAAGAGCGGCCTTTTTTTATTTATTGGGCGGCAAACGTTCCACACTATCCTTACCAGGGAACCCCTAAATGGCTGGAATACTATAAGGACCTGGAATCGCCACGAAGAGAGTACGCTGCATTTGTGTCAACGCTGGATGAAAGAATAGGGGAGGTAATGAGAAAGTTGGAACAAAAAGGGCTGCTGAAAAATACGGTCATTATTTTTCAGTCCGACCACGGGCATTCCTTTGAGGAACGGGCGTTTTGGGGCGGCGGGAATGCGGGCCCCTATCGCGGCGGCAAGTTCAGCATGTTCGAGGGCGGCATCAGGGTGCCGGCGATTATCAGTTACCCGGGGAAGATCCCCGCAGGAAAAGTCAGCAATATAGTTGCATCCGGCATGGATTGGTTTCCCACCATAGCCGCGATTACAGGTGCAGCGTATAATAGCAAAGGGATAGAAGGCATAAATTTACTTCCTTTGATTGCTGAAGACGCAGCAGATGCCACTCCGCGCGAGCTGCATTGGCAAACAGGATCCTATGATGATGCAACCAGCAGCTGGGCAGTAAGAAAAGGCGATTGGAAACTATTAGGAAACCCCCATGACCCGGACCCGGATTGGAAGAAGGAAGAAACCGGCGAAGATTTTAAGGGAAAGGACAGACTGTTTTTGGTGCATCTTCCTTCGGATATTGCCGAACAAGAAAACCGTGCCGGGGACAACCCGGAAAAGGTCAGGGAACTTCTGAAATTGCATGAAGGTTGGCTCAATAAGGTAAAACGCTGA
- the pelA gene encoding pectate lyase codes for MVLLIAAGATTASAQNATEIRPGGYLEMSWKQVAAKMPSKWYSTEEAKLAAENVLLAQKDIGGWAKNKDYHKLSKTEADELIKQKSEIGATFDNGATIRELKFLALMYSHVKDERYKKAVARGLDYIFLAQYDNGGWPQFYPVRPGTPYSGHITYNDDSMVNIMSFLRDVYSDHEGFASLKLPEKLKQKAKISFNKGIECILNTQIIVNGKPTVWCAQHDKETMVPANARSYELASFSGSESVDIALLLMSIERPSDRIIKAVDGAVDWFTAHQIEDTRLKETDKNGKEDLVVIHVRNAPPLWARFYDLETGEPFFCDRDGIKRESLAEIGYERRNGYSWYTDAPQKLLKKYPVWKAQQSSPKDL; via the coding sequence TTGGTTTTACTGATTGCAGCCGGGGCAACCACCGCGTCCGCGCAGAATGCAACCGAAATCCGGCCGGGCGGTTATTTGGAAATGAGCTGGAAGCAGGTGGCGGCAAAAATGCCTTCCAAATGGTACAGCACGGAAGAAGCAAAACTGGCAGCTGAAAATGTATTGCTCGCCCAAAAGGACATAGGCGGCTGGGCTAAAAATAAGGATTATCATAAGTTATCGAAAACAGAAGCAGACGAGCTGATAAAGCAGAAATCGGAAATCGGCGCCACATTCGACAACGGTGCCACCATCAGAGAGTTAAAGTTTTTAGCGTTAATGTATTCCCATGTGAAGGATGAACGGTATAAAAAAGCCGTCGCGCGCGGGCTCGATTATATTTTTCTTGCTCAATATGATAACGGAGGCTGGCCGCAGTTTTACCCTGTCAGGCCGGGAACTCCTTATTCCGGCCACATCACTTACAATGACGATTCGATGGTGAATATCATGTCCTTTCTACGGGATGTATATTCAGACCATGAAGGTTTTGCTTCGCTGAAATTACCGGAAAAGCTAAAACAAAAAGCAAAAATCTCCTTTAACAAGGGAATTGAATGCATCTTAAATACCCAGATCATCGTGAACGGCAAACCAACGGTCTGGTGTGCCCAGCATGATAAAGAAACAATGGTCCCAGCCAATGCCCGATCCTATGAGCTGGCATCATTTAGCGGATCGGAATCCGTTGACATTGCGCTGTTGTTAATGAGCATTGAGCGCCCTTCTGATAGGATCATCAAAGCAGTCGACGGCGCCGTGGACTGGTTTACCGCTCATCAAATAGAAGATACCAGGTTAAAAGAAACAGATAAAAACGGAAAGGAAGACCTGGTTGTAATTCACGTCAGGAACGCCCCTCCGCTATGGGCGCGCTTTTATGACCTGGAAACAGGCGAGCCCTTTTTCTGCGACCGGGACGGTATAAAGCGTGAATCGCTTGCCGAAATAGGTTATGAACGACGAAACGGTTACAGCTGGTACACAGACGCGCCTCAAAAATTGCTCAAAAAATACCCTGTTTGGAAGGCTCAACAGAGCAGCCCCAAAGACCTTTAA
- a CDS encoding ATP-binding protein gives MDRRLLLHLTAVLLIALTGNVRAQDVRLPPVERITTGVQALDVESGLPQGYVNGIVQDSTGFIWLGTRDGLARYDGYEVKTFHYDPRDSATIASDVIQTIYLDKKNQLWILYENAEVDIFDPVTEKIKHLGDDPSLDWLVKERGLLPFFLLQDHRGTYWVVPPELKRLRYFRMEHPAPGEVSIPPGERILALQEGGDGQMYVCTDHSLYMVSGKRLEKISDLPRRRPLRSHRISQMRQDNSGNWLIANGGYLEIFHPSRGWKAVSVPHPADYTPVYFMDRSPAGELYIASGEDVFRINADHSLTKVWTNPNKPGNIPAMMIDRANVLWAGTNTFGARLNHLSSSGFHSYAYAQGFLQDVLTGYFGASPANAYLRGVDAYSLRYAVDAENRIWLLGRPFRHRNKPEESFSGLLLLQQAGEKPASFVVHADTLRLSQFTFDDHNICWGIKPGDKQRDTILVKTDLATGAITPEPLWRPAFSDLAYITAFRDRLCIVYRKGIEVYHPASGKSMRYPSEQVFGNVQLLMATPDPKDRDVLWITSLGLGLIRFDTRDGSVQAFTVKEGLPSNSVYAAVPDKNGRFWCSSNKGVFRFDPLSHSILSFVTNDGLQGSEFNRYHFFKSPGGRIFFGGTRGWTSFHPDSVRAGSYRPETVITEILVNNKPVSAIPGWKEGAVTSLKRLDLKHGQNFITFTFAGLQFFNTSRIQYRYRLEGFDEDWVEVGNQRIAVYTNLAPGEYIFKVNSSNRGGSWSDHVKTLLVTIAPPWWKTGWAYLLYFLLFTGCACLFYRHRANRLLIKGEMIRQQEEAKHLRVMDEMKTRFFSNITHEFRTPLSLIIAPLEQMERETDVPSPVRKRLGGVRNNALRLLRLINQLLDMSKMEAGSMKVSLSRGDLGSFVESNIKSFGSHAELKNIRLQINIGLKGNYNFDADKWQKILSNLLSNAIKFTPCGGEIGVILNARYDNEQSSGVLLEVKDSGIGIPEDKLALVFNRFYQADDSHTRLHEGTGIGLALVRELTSLMNGTVEVESKPGNGTLFRILIPVEKASSRGTAFSNLISNGREPDDAVKDLRFNDEDESSVEAPEFAGVPEDVIGMEAVWAGEPDREPEAVQKPAGPPDTELILLVEDNGELSRFIAETLQGSYRTLMAVNGREALQIAGKCMPDLIISDIMMPEMNGYELCRHIKSSPATDHIAFVLLSAKASHESLIKGLENDADDYITKPFHIHELLLRVNNLIHRQRKLRRFYNKQLSTPGSELHIEEVSNLFLRKLYTIIEGNLDNEQLDVGQLAEKMAISRRTLNRKLSALVNLSAREVIQQYRLKKAHSLLQSGLSVSETALEVGFGSVSYFSKTFKAFYGMNASALSANASASYSTKR, from the coding sequence ATGGATAGACGTTTACTGCTTCATTTAACTGCTGTGCTTTTAATTGCTTTGACGGGAAATGTCAGGGCACAGGACGTCAGGCTCCCGCCGGTCGAGAGGATAACAACGGGGGTACAGGCACTGGATGTAGAAAGCGGCTTGCCGCAGGGCTATGTAAACGGGATAGTGCAGGACAGTACTGGTTTTATCTGGCTGGGCACCCGGGACGGTCTTGCACGTTACGATGGCTATGAAGTGAAGACTTTCCATTATGATCCGCGCGACTCCGCTACAATTGCCTCGGATGTTATCCAAACCATTTACCTGGACAAAAAAAACCAATTGTGGATATTGTACGAAAATGCGGAGGTGGACATTTTTGATCCGGTAACGGAGAAAATCAAGCACCTCGGGGACGATCCTTCACTGGACTGGCTGGTAAAAGAAAGGGGGCTTCTGCCATTTTTCCTCCTGCAGGATCACCGGGGAACGTACTGGGTGGTTCCGCCGGAATTAAAGCGACTCCGTTATTTTAGGATGGAACATCCTGCGCCAGGAGAAGTTTCTATACCTCCCGGCGAACGTATTCTGGCATTGCAGGAAGGCGGGGATGGACAGATGTATGTTTGTACCGATCATTCCCTGTACATGGTAAGCGGTAAGCGCTTGGAAAAAATTTCGGACCTTCCCCGGCGAAGGCCGCTCCGGAGTCATCGTATTAGTCAGATGCGGCAGGATAATTCAGGCAACTGGCTGATCGCGAACGGCGGATACCTGGAAATTTTTCACCCGTCACGCGGTTGGAAGGCGGTGAGCGTTCCCCATCCGGCTGATTATACGCCCGTTTATTTCATGGACCGGTCCCCCGCGGGAGAACTGTATATTGCTTCAGGGGAAGATGTGTTTCGGATCAACGCTGATCATTCCTTAACCAAAGTATGGACAAATCCGAATAAGCCCGGAAACATCCCCGCCATGATGATTGACCGTGCCAACGTTCTGTGGGCAGGCACTAATACATTCGGAGCCCGGCTGAACCATCTTTCCTCCAGCGGTTTTCATTCTTATGCCTATGCGCAGGGCTTTCTCCAGGACGTCCTTACAGGTTATTTCGGGGCCTCACCCGCCAACGCTTACCTGCGTGGAGTGGACGCATACAGCTTGCGTTATGCGGTGGATGCGGAGAACAGGATCTGGCTGCTTGGCCGGCCATTTCGCCATAGGAATAAACCAGAGGAAAGTTTTTCGGGCTTGCTGCTTCTTCAGCAAGCAGGTGAGAAGCCGGCTTCGTTCGTGGTTCATGCAGATACCTTACGTTTGAGCCAGTTTACATTTGATGATCATAACATTTGCTGGGGAATTAAACCGGGCGACAAGCAGCGGGATACAATACTTGTAAAAACCGATCTCGCTACCGGCGCCATTACGCCCGAGCCCTTATGGCGTCCGGCGTTTAGTGATCTCGCTTATATCACGGCATTCCGCGACCGGTTATGCATTGTCTATCGAAAAGGAATCGAAGTGTATCACCCGGCAAGCGGCAAGTCCATGCGGTATCCAAGTGAACAGGTTTTTGGCAATGTGCAGTTACTGATGGCTACCCCCGATCCCAAAGACCGGGACGTCCTGTGGATTACCAGCCTGGGCCTCGGCTTGATCAGGTTTGATACAAGGGATGGGAGCGTACAGGCCTTTACGGTAAAGGAGGGTCTTCCCAGTAATAGTGTATATGCCGCTGTTCCTGATAAAAACGGGCGATTCTGGTGCAGTAGTAATAAAGGAGTTTTCCGATTCGATCCCCTTAGCCACAGCATACTTTCTTTCGTTACTAATGACGGTCTGCAAGGCAGCGAATTCAATCGCTATCATTTCTTTAAATCTCCCGGCGGCCGGATTTTCTTTGGCGGCACCCGTGGATGGACCTCTTTTCATCCCGATTCGGTTCGTGCCGGTTCATATAGGCCGGAAACAGTAATTACGGAGATTCTCGTGAACAATAAGCCGGTTTCAGCCATCCCGGGATGGAAGGAGGGTGCAGTTACCTCCCTGAAGCGTCTTGACTTAAAACATGGTCAGAATTTTATTACGTTCACATTTGCCGGGCTTCAGTTCTTCAATACGAGCAGAATACAGTATCGTTACCGGCTTGAAGGGTTTGACGAGGATTGGGTTGAAGTCGGGAATCAACGCATTGCGGTCTATACTAACCTGGCGCCCGGAGAGTATATTTTCAAGGTGAATTCCAGCAATAGGGGAGGCTCCTGGAGTGATCATGTTAAAACATTGCTTGTCACCATTGCGCCGCCCTGGTGGAAAACAGGGTGGGCATATCTTTTATATTTCCTGCTGTTTACCGGCTGCGCCTGCCTTTTTTACCGGCACCGGGCTAACCGCCTGCTGATTAAAGGTGAGATGATCAGGCAGCAAGAGGAGGCGAAGCACCTGAGGGTGATGGATGAGATGAAAACCCGCTTTTTTTCAAATATTACCCACGAGTTTCGCACGCCGTTATCCCTGATCATTGCTCCCCTGGAACAAATGGAACGGGAAACCGATGTGCCGTCTCCTGTCAGAAAGCGGCTTGGTGGTGTCCGGAACAACGCGCTTCGGCTGCTGAGGCTGATTAACCAGCTGCTTGATATGTCGAAAATGGAAGCCGGCAGCATGAAGGTCTCCTTATCCCGGGGCGACCTGGGAAGTTTCGTAGAATCAAATATAAAAAGCTTCGGCTCGCATGCTGAATTGAAAAACATCCGGCTTCAGATTAATATCGGACTTAAGGGTAATTATAATTTCGATGCCGATAAATGGCAGAAAATCCTTTCCAACCTATTGTCTAATGCGATTAAATTCACTCCATGCGGGGGAGAAATAGGGGTAATTTTGAATGCCAGGTATGACAATGAACAATCTTCCGGCGTGCTTTTGGAGGTAAAGGATTCCGGCATTGGCATCCCGGAAGATAAACTTGCGCTTGTTTTTAACCGGTTTTACCAGGCCGACGACTCACATACGAGATTGCACGAAGGCACCGGCATTGGGCTGGCTTTGGTCAGGGAGCTGACTTCCCTGATGAACGGAACGGTCGAAGTGGAAAGCAAACCCGGAAACGGGACCTTGTTCCGCATACTCATTCCGGTCGAAAAAGCCAGTAGCCGGGGAACAGCTTTTTCTAACCTGATTTCGAACGGCCGGGAACCTGATGACGCCGTAAAAGACCTGCGCTTCAATGATGAGGATGAATCATCTGTGGAAGCGCCCGAATTTGCCGGCGTGCCGGAAGACGTTATTGGGATGGAGGCTGTATGGGCGGGCGAACCCGACCGCGAGCCGGAGGCTGTGCAGAAGCCGGCAGGTCCGCCGGATACTGAGCTGATATTGCTGGTTGAGGATAATGGAGAATTAAGCCGGTTCATCGCAGAAACGCTGCAGGGGAGTTACAGGACGTTAATGGCAGTTAATGGCAGGGAAGCGCTGCAAATCGCCGGAAAATGTATGCCGGATCTTATCATCAGCGACATCATGATGCCGGAAATGAATGGATATGAATTGTGCCGGCATATAAAGAGTTCTCCGGCAACCGACCATATAGCTTTTGTCTTGCTTTCCGCGAAAGCCTCCCACGAGAGCCTTATAAAAGGACTTGAAAATGATGCGGATGATTACATTACAAAACCTTTCCATATACATGAACTGCTCCTTCGGGTAAATAATCTGATCCATCGCCAGCGCAAACTGCGCCGTTTTTATAACAAGCAGTTAAGCACGCCTGGCAGCGAACTGCATATAGAGGAAGTTAGCAACCTGTTCCTGAGAAAACTATATACGATCATTGAAGGCAATCTCGATAATGAACAACTCGACGTGGGCCAGCTGGCCGAAAAGATGGCGATAAGCCGGCGCACGCTCAACCGGAAATTATCGGCCCTTGTAAATCTTTCCGCGAGAGAAGTTATCCAGCAATATCGCCTGAAAAAAGCGCACTCCTTATTACAGTCGGGCCTGAGCGTTTCCGAAACCGCCCTGGAAGTAGGCTTTGGCTCTGTCTCCTATTTCAGTAAGACATTTAAAGCGTTCTACGGAATGAATGCCTCCGCTCTTAGCGCGAATGCATCTGCGTCTTACTCAACAAAGCGGTGA